The proteins below come from a single Mycolicibacterium sp. TY81 genomic window:
- a CDS encoding TetR family transcriptional regulator, producing the protein MPESAASGLRERKKLDTRRALSDAALQLAFDRGGLDAVTREEIAALAGVSLRTFNNYFTGKYEALAYRIAERMRRSVAVFRSRPADEPLWTSIVGAVTGTLEQEMADITGADVVPDRRELAEVRKLLMRTEVRNAVPHDLYEDWVSAIAERTGLGPDDMYPRLVAAVVRAIGDTAMEAYVNADPPVAITGLMRAGFDAVIAGLPEPNRTKE; encoded by the coding sequence ATGCCCGAATCAGCTGCATCTGGTCTGCGCGAACGCAAGAAGCTCGACACCCGCCGGGCGCTGAGTGATGCCGCGCTGCAATTGGCGTTCGATCGTGGTGGGCTCGACGCCGTCACCCGTGAGGAGATCGCCGCGCTGGCCGGCGTGTCGTTGCGGACGTTCAACAACTACTTCACCGGCAAGTACGAGGCGCTGGCCTATCGCATCGCCGAGCGCATGCGACGCAGCGTCGCGGTGTTCCGATCGCGGCCCGCCGATGAACCGCTGTGGACATCGATCGTCGGGGCGGTGACGGGAACGCTCGAGCAGGAGATGGCCGACATCACCGGTGCCGACGTCGTCCCCGACCGCCGCGAGCTCGCCGAGGTCCGAAAACTCCTGATGCGCACCGAGGTTCGTAACGCGGTACCGCACGATCTCTACGAAGACTGGGTATCGGCCATCGCCGAGCGGACCGGCCTCGGTCCTGACGACATGTACCCGCGACTGGTGGCGGCCGTGGTGCGCGCCATCGGGGACACCGCGATGGAGGCGTACGTGAACGCCGACCCGCCGGTGGCCATCACCGGCCTGATGCGCGCGGGTTTCGATGCGGTCATCGCCGGGCTGCCCGAACCGAACAGAACGAAGGAGTGA
- a CDS encoding TetR/AcrR family transcriptional regulator — translation MTRATAKPSLREAKRLETRQRVLDAAITEFKRAGMADADVGAIIRAAGVAHGTFYFHFPTKEHVLFELERQAEESAGRELAKFLQKPHTLEEALTEVVRVIVAVEQRLGRLLFKDVLALHFSSNRPLDDEWTDHRVIVLVVQEIERARQSGEADADVDPFHSAVYFLLSLYALLTTSRGADQIRTALLDNFVNTALRGIAAR, via the coding sequence ATGACCCGCGCCACCGCCAAACCGTCGCTGCGAGAAGCCAAACGGCTCGAAACCCGCCAGCGCGTCCTCGATGCCGCGATCACCGAGTTCAAGCGCGCGGGCATGGCCGACGCCGACGTCGGCGCCATCATCCGCGCCGCCGGTGTCGCACACGGCACGTTCTACTTCCACTTCCCCACCAAGGAACACGTGCTGTTCGAGCTCGAGCGCCAGGCCGAGGAATCCGCCGGCCGGGAGCTCGCCAAGTTCCTGCAGAAGCCGCACACGCTCGAAGAGGCCCTGACCGAGGTGGTCCGGGTCATCGTGGCCGTCGAACAGCGGCTCGGCCGGCTGCTCTTCAAAGACGTACTGGCCCTGCACTTCTCCTCGAACCGCCCGCTCGACGACGAATGGACCGACCACCGGGTGATCGTGCTGGTCGTCCAGGAGATCGAACGGGCGCGGCAATCCGGCGAGGCGGACGCCGACGTCGACCCGTTCCACAGCGCGGTCTACTTCCTGCTCAGCCTCTATGCGCTGCTGACCACGAGCCGCGGCGCGGACCAGATCCGCACCGCACTGCTGGACAACTTCGTCAACACCGCGCTGCGGGGTATCGCAGCCCGATAA
- a CDS encoding nitric oxide reductase activation protein NorD, translated as MSRSIAAAELERACALTAVALSGRRRTGVRLISGDLRHFGLSASRSVVHVPYPAPAPDWSLRTYTCGVALQCAPSKDRIAQYPLHQLSERELAALRLVEGAVALGWVAGRWPGLLPEARRVLPELEPADPDLCATEILSRTDILAQSRERLPDHPLLGAPPLSAAATRTLASAIRRTLGRMPWSSTRSDTQRLMSIPVGGEGGVRNANLPPASRPEDDDLDIRPDQRAGIPYPEWNSWRGQFLPDHVAVLERRQTRHDRRGGASPGIRRWFDEPTHRTMINRLEDGSDLDVDAYVAAYADGRAGSQQEAKVFRALLPSARDTVTAVLMDGSSSLGIHQGRVFDLELACADALSRAMTVARERHGIFVFSGNTRHRVEVRCLKDFSDNHFALPSRSGLVTGGYTRLGAPIRHVTSRLLTQPAQRRVLIVIGDGLISDEGYEGRYAWADVAHAVAEADEAGVGVYYLGLGPVRVDPLPEVFGSRRSRRIRRIEELPRVLAHVHRELVSA; from the coding sequence GTGTCCCGATCGATCGCCGCCGCAGAGCTCGAACGCGCCTGCGCGTTGACCGCGGTGGCATTGTCCGGGCGACGACGGACCGGGGTGCGGCTGATCTCCGGCGACCTGCGCCACTTCGGTTTGAGCGCAAGCCGTTCCGTCGTCCACGTCCCCTACCCGGCACCGGCGCCCGACTGGTCGCTGCGGACCTACACATGTGGTGTTGCCCTGCAGTGCGCACCGTCGAAAGACCGCATCGCGCAGTACCCACTGCACCAGTTGTCCGAGCGCGAACTCGCTGCGCTCCGCCTGGTCGAGGGTGCGGTCGCACTGGGTTGGGTGGCCGGGCGTTGGCCCGGCCTACTTCCCGAAGCGCGCCGGGTGCTGCCCGAACTGGAGCCGGCCGATCCGGACCTCTGTGCAACCGAAATCCTCTCCCGCACAGACATCTTGGCGCAGTCCCGGGAACGATTGCCAGATCATCCGCTGCTCGGCGCACCGCCGCTGAGCGCGGCCGCCACCCGCACACTGGCGAGCGCGATCCGGCGCACCCTCGGCCGTATGCCGTGGTCGTCAACCCGCTCGGACACCCAACGGCTGATGTCGATCCCGGTCGGCGGCGAGGGCGGCGTGCGCAACGCCAACCTGCCACCGGCCAGCCGGCCCGAGGACGACGACCTCGACATCCGGCCCGATCAACGCGCGGGAATCCCCTACCCCGAATGGAATTCGTGGCGTGGCCAGTTCCTGCCCGATCACGTCGCGGTCCTGGAACGGCGACAGACCCGGCACGACCGCCGCGGTGGCGCGTCGCCCGGCATCCGGCGCTGGTTCGATGAGCCGACCCACCGCACGATGATCAACCGACTGGAGGACGGCAGCGACCTCGATGTCGACGCCTACGTCGCGGCCTACGCGGACGGGCGCGCCGGGTCCCAGCAGGAGGCGAAGGTGTTCCGCGCCTTACTGCCAAGTGCGCGCGACACCGTCACCGCCGTACTGATGGACGGCAGCTCGTCGCTGGGAATCCATCAGGGCCGGGTGTTCGACCTCGAATTGGCCTGTGCCGACGCGCTTTCCCGCGCCATGACCGTGGCCCGCGAGCGCCACGGCATCTTCGTCTTCAGCGGAAACACCCGCCACCGCGTCGAAGTTCGGTGCCTGAAAGACTTCAGCGACAACCACTTTGCGCTGCCCAGCCGGTCCGGCCTGGTGACCGGTGGATACACCCGACTCGGCGCACCCATCCGGCACGTGACCAGCCGCCTCCTGACCCAGCCCGCGCAGCGCCGGGTTCTCATCGTGATCGGCGACGGGCTCATCTCCGACGAAGGCTACGAAGGCCGGTACGCGTGGGCCGACGTCGCGCACGCCGTCGCCGAAGCCGACGAGGCCGGCGTCGGCGTCTACTACCTGGGCCTGGGACCGGTCCGGGTGGATCCGCTGCCCGAAGTGTTCGGCTCCCGTCGATCCCGGCGGATCCGCCGCATCGAGGAACTCCCCCGTGTTCTGGCGCACGTACACCGAGAGTTGGTATCCGCATGA
- a CDS encoding CbbQ/NirQ/NorQ/GpvN family protein: MTDSPYLPAGDEVTTFGQAYQRRLPVMLTGPTGCGKTRFVEHMGNLLGRPVVTISCHDDLTSSDLVGRFVVAGGDVLWTDGPLTRAVKDGAICYLDEVVEARHDSLAILHSLTDHRRTLYLDRAGEVVPAPDSFLLVCSYNPAYRHSLKDLKPSFRQRFVTIAMTYLPPDREAEVLLGETGIDIGAAMRLVQCANSIRQADDTFHFEPPSTRVLVSAAHLVAAGADEMSAAEAAMLAPLSSDGAISEGLREIAAACLQPAGIR, encoded by the coding sequence ATGACTGATTCGCCATACCTGCCGGCCGGCGACGAGGTGACCACTTTCGGTCAGGCGTATCAGCGCCGGCTGCCGGTCATGCTCACCGGGCCGACGGGCTGCGGCAAGACGCGCTTCGTCGAGCACATGGGAAACCTGTTGGGGCGCCCCGTGGTCACCATCAGCTGTCATGACGACCTCACCAGTTCGGACCTGGTCGGCCGGTTCGTCGTCGCCGGCGGTGACGTGCTCTGGACCGACGGCCCACTGACCCGCGCCGTCAAGGACGGCGCCATCTGCTACCTCGACGAGGTGGTGGAGGCGCGCCACGACTCCCTGGCGATCCTGCACTCACTGACCGATCACCGTCGCACCCTCTATCTGGACCGGGCCGGCGAAGTGGTGCCCGCACCCGATTCCTTCCTGCTGGTCTGCTCGTACAACCCGGCGTACCGGCATTCGCTCAAGGACCTCAAGCCGTCGTTCCGCCAGCGCTTCGTCACCATCGCGATGACCTATCTGCCACCCGACCGCGAGGCCGAAGTCCTCCTCGGCGAAACGGGCATCGACATCGGCGCCGCCATGCGGCTGGTGCAGTGCGCCAACAGCATTCGCCAGGCCGACGACACCTTCCATTTCGAGCCGCCGTCGACGCGCGTGCTGGTCTCGGCGGCGCACCTGGTCGCCGCAGGCGCCGACGAGATGTCGGCTGCCGAAGCCGCGATGCTGGCCCCGCTGAGCAGCGACGGCGCCATCAGCGAGGGGCTGCGCGAGATCGCCGCCGCATGCCTGCAACCGGCGGGAATCCGGTGA
- a CDS encoding DoxX family protein: MNTALWIVAGVLAFVFAGSGIMKLALPKEKLVAQGLGALADVDPNAIRGIGAAEVAGAIGLIVPPLVHILPVLTPLAAVGLAAVMVGAIVTHGRRKEYPNVAVNVVLLGLALFVAWGRFGAYAF; this comes from the coding sequence ATGAACACTGCACTGTGGATCGTCGCCGGCGTACTGGCATTCGTCTTCGCCGGAAGCGGCATCATGAAGCTGGCCCTGCCCAAGGAGAAGCTGGTTGCGCAGGGCCTGGGCGCACTCGCCGACGTGGACCCGAACGCCATCCGCGGGATCGGCGCGGCCGAAGTGGCCGGCGCGATCGGCCTCATCGTGCCGCCGCTCGTGCACATCCTCCCGGTACTCACCCCGCTGGCCGCCGTCGGCCTGGCGGCGGTCATGGTCGGCGCCATCGTGACGCACGGTCGGCGCAAGGAGTACCCCAACGTAGCGGTCAACGTGGTGCTGCTGGGCCTGGCGTTGTTCGTCGCCTGGGGCCGGTTCGGCGCCTACGCCTTCTGA
- a CDS encoding amidase, with product MNFDEYRTYDATGLAKLVADKEVSPAELLTLARDRAAAVNPKINAIVRDVPAALPSDELSGPFAGVPFLIKDLGQDYAGLPSSHGSRSLKSLPATEHATIVQRWLDAGLVIFGKTNLPEFGAKAISEPEVWGPARNPWDLTRTPGGSSGGSAAAVAAGIVPCAGANDGGGSTRIPAACCGLVGLKPGRGLTPFGPGSGEMMHGAAVQGVVSRTVRDTAAMFDVISGGEACGPFVPGLPGSPFVSAVGENPPKLRIGVRVPSAITPAPHREAFAAVEATVRTLTELGHHVEELPQAPFDDGELARDFLLTWFVFLAWEVADAKRLTGARDDAFERETLIMAALGRATSSVDYVAAVQRRHDHARRLTTFFESYDLLLTPTLATPPPKIGEFDLPTALRPAVDVLLKTRTASFLRYTKIVDDMVEKNLGWVPYTQLANLTGRPAISLPLHWTADGLPLGVQFVAPLGGESLLIRLAAQLEEAMPWADRVAPL from the coding sequence GTGAACTTCGATGAGTACCGCACATACGACGCCACCGGGCTGGCGAAGCTGGTCGCCGACAAAGAGGTGTCGCCCGCGGAATTGCTGACACTGGCCCGGGACCGGGCCGCAGCGGTGAATCCCAAGATCAACGCCATCGTCCGCGATGTGCCCGCCGCGTTGCCGTCGGACGAGCTCAGTGGTCCCTTCGCGGGTGTGCCGTTCCTGATCAAGGACCTCGGGCAGGACTACGCGGGCCTGCCGAGCTCACACGGATCCCGTTCACTGAAGTCGTTGCCGGCCACGGAACACGCGACGATCGTGCAGCGCTGGCTCGACGCCGGGTTGGTGATATTCGGCAAGACCAACCTGCCGGAGTTCGGGGCGAAGGCCATTTCCGAACCCGAGGTGTGGGGTCCCGCGCGCAATCCATGGGATCTGACGCGAACGCCGGGCGGCTCGTCGGGCGGTTCGGCCGCCGCCGTCGCCGCGGGAATCGTGCCCTGCGCCGGTGCCAACGACGGTGGCGGATCAACGCGCATCCCCGCGGCCTGCTGCGGACTGGTCGGGTTGAAGCCCGGACGCGGGCTGACTCCCTTCGGTCCCGGCAGCGGCGAGATGATGCACGGCGCAGCGGTGCAGGGAGTGGTATCGCGGACGGTGCGCGATACCGCCGCGATGTTCGATGTCATCAGCGGAGGTGAGGCCTGCGGGCCCTTTGTTCCGGGGCTACCCGGATCGCCGTTCGTGTCGGCTGTGGGCGAGAACCCTCCGAAGCTGCGGATCGGCGTGCGGGTGCCGTCGGCGATCACGCCGGCGCCGCACCGTGAGGCGTTCGCGGCAGTGGAAGCGACGGTGCGCACCCTGACCGAACTCGGCCACCACGTGGAGGAACTGCCTCAGGCGCCGTTCGACGACGGTGAATTGGCGCGCGACTTCCTGCTCACCTGGTTCGTGTTCTTGGCTTGGGAAGTCGCCGATGCCAAACGGCTGACGGGCGCGCGCGACGACGCGTTCGAACGCGAGACGCTGATCATGGCCGCGCTGGGGCGCGCGACCAGCAGCGTCGACTACGTGGCGGCTGTTCAACGGCGCCACGACCATGCCCGTCGGCTCACCACGTTCTTCGAGTCCTACGACCTGCTACTGACGCCGACGCTGGCGACGCCGCCCCCGAAGATCGGCGAGTTCGACCTGCCGACCGCACTGCGGCCCGCGGTCGATGTCTTGCTCAAGACCCGCACCGCATCCTTCCTGCGGTACACGAAAATCGTCGACGACATGGTGGAGAAGAACCTCGGCTGGGTGCCGTATACGCAGTTGGCGAACTTGACCGGCCGCCCGGCCATCTCGTTGCCCTTGCATTGGACCGCGGACGGACTGCCGCTCGGTGTGCAGTTCGTGGCTCCGCTCGGAGGTGAATCGCTACTCATCCGGCTGGCCGCTCAACTCGAAGAAGCGATGCCCTGGGCCGATCGCGTCGCGCCGCTTTAG
- a CDS encoding AraC family transcriptional regulator, with protein MDESIRAGVLQDFAPFIRELSGDPDRLYRQSGLDPDALHDAETMVPLDAVALLLENAARQHRLPTLGLRLGSRQDLSILGLLAVVVQNSDTVYEATANASRYLFFHSPCYELVIEDPSPHLPGCITVRFDVKLERAVPQRQLIDAYLSSTYRMAQSLSPIPLRLQGVCLPHSPVGARSAYRSHFDAPVAFEQPYAAIHLERDLLHARIQSIKPHLRSQAIAYMATRCPAAGQSLSERVQRTLKSTIGANRGTKAEIADLLNMHPRTLQRRLSDEHATFEDIRADVYRSATRRLLLETELPLSQVAAVLGYSEQSSMTRSVKRWFGVTPAQLRKDGPVALLPTA; from the coding sequence GTGGACGAGTCGATCAGAGCTGGCGTGCTGCAGGACTTCGCCCCGTTCATCCGCGAACTCTCCGGCGACCCCGACCGGTTGTACCGGCAGAGCGGACTGGACCCGGATGCATTGCACGATGCCGAAACGATGGTCCCCCTCGACGCCGTCGCGCTCCTCCTCGAGAACGCCGCCCGGCAGCACCGGCTGCCCACGCTCGGCCTCCGGCTGGGCAGCCGTCAGGACCTGTCGATATTGGGCCTGCTCGCGGTGGTCGTGCAGAACAGCGACACGGTGTACGAGGCGACGGCCAACGCATCGCGGTATCTGTTCTTTCACAGCCCCTGCTACGAGTTGGTCATCGAGGACCCCAGCCCGCACCTGCCCGGCTGCATCACGGTGCGTTTCGACGTCAAACTCGAGCGCGCGGTCCCACAGCGGCAGTTGATCGATGCGTACCTGTCGTCGACATACCGGATGGCACAGAGTCTTTCGCCAATTCCACTGCGCCTGCAGGGCGTATGCCTCCCACACTCGCCGGTCGGAGCGCGCAGCGCCTACCGTTCCCATTTCGATGCACCTGTCGCTTTCGAACAGCCCTACGCGGCAATACATTTGGAGCGCGATCTGCTGCACGCCCGAATCCAGTCCATCAAGCCGCACCTCCGCAGCCAGGCGATCGCGTACATGGCCACCCGTTGTCCCGCAGCCGGACAAAGCCTTTCGGAACGCGTGCAGCGCACACTGAAGAGCACCATCGGAGCCAACCGGGGCACCAAGGCGGAGATCGCCGATCTGCTCAACATGCATCCGCGGACGTTGCAGCGGCGACTGTCAGACGAGCACGCCACGTTCGAGGACATCCGGGCCGACGTCTACCGGTCGGCGACGCGCCGGTTGCTGCTAGAAACCGAGCTGCCCCTGAGCCAGGTCGCGGCCGTCCTCGGCTACTCCGAACAGTCGTCCATGACGAGGTCGGTCAAGCGCTGGTTCGGGGTCACCCCGGCACAGCTACGCAAGGATGGCCCAGTGGCGCTGCTCCCGACGGCGTGA
- a CDS encoding DUF3017 domain-containing protein, protein MTAKEFARKVFAGQWPILSVGVFFVVAFALVVGGYWRRGALVMAIGVGIAAVMRLLLTDDRAGLLVVRSRIIDVATTASVSAVMLYVAWTINPLGTA, encoded by the coding sequence TTGACCGCAAAGGAATTCGCCCGGAAGGTATTCGCCGGCCAATGGCCGATCCTGTCGGTGGGCGTGTTCTTCGTGGTGGCGTTCGCGTTGGTGGTCGGCGGCTACTGGCGCCGCGGCGCGCTCGTGATGGCGATCGGCGTCGGGATCGCGGCGGTCATGCGGCTGCTGCTGACCGATGACCGTGCCGGCCTGCTCGTCGTGCGCAGCCGGATCATCGACGTCGCGACAACAGCGTCGGTCAGCGCCGTCATGCTGTACGTGGCGTGGACCATCAATCCGTTGGGGACTGCCTAG
- a CDS encoding bifunctional methylenetetrahydrofolate dehydrogenase/methenyltetrahydrofolate cyclohydrolase, producing MGAITLDGKATRDEIFTDLTKRVAALTAAGRTPGLGTVLVGDDPGSHAYVRGKHADCAKVGINSIRRDLPADISQAELNAVIDELNANPECTGYIVQLPLPKHLDENAALERIDPDKDADGLHPTNLGRLVLNEPAPLPCTPRGIVHLLRRFEVPIAGAHVVVIGRGVTVGRPMGLLLTRRSENATVTLCHTGTRDLPALTRQADIIIAAVGVPHMLTADMVKPGAAVVDVGVSRVDGKLAGDVHPDVWEVAGHVSPNPGGVGPLTRAFLLANVVEAEEAKLS from the coding sequence GTGGGTGCAATCACGCTGGACGGCAAGGCCACACGCGACGAGATCTTCACTGACCTGACCAAGCGGGTGGCGGCCTTGACTGCTGCCGGTCGGACGCCGGGTCTGGGTACGGTGCTGGTCGGTGACGACCCGGGCTCACACGCCTACGTGCGCGGCAAGCACGCCGACTGCGCCAAGGTCGGCATCAACTCGATCCGCCGGGACCTGCCCGCCGACATCAGCCAGGCCGAGCTGAACGCCGTTATCGATGAGCTGAACGCCAACCCTGAGTGCACGGGCTACATCGTGCAGCTGCCGCTGCCCAAGCACCTCGACGAGAACGCCGCGCTGGAGCGCATCGACCCCGACAAGGACGCCGACGGGCTGCACCCGACCAATCTGGGTCGGTTGGTGCTGAACGAGCCCGCACCGCTGCCGTGCACGCCGCGCGGCATCGTGCACCTGCTGCGCCGTTTCGAGGTGCCGATCGCCGGTGCACATGTCGTGGTGATCGGCCGCGGCGTCACCGTGGGCCGGCCGATGGGCCTGCTGCTCACGCGGCGTTCGGAGAACGCGACAGTGACGTTGTGCCACACCGGAACTCGTGATCTGCCGGCGCTGACCCGGCAGGCCGACATCATCATCGCGGCGGTCGGTGTGCCGCACATGTTGACTGCCGACATGGTCAAGCCGGGCGCGGCCGTCGTCGACGTGGGGGTCAGCCGGGTCGACGGCAAGCTCGCCGGCGACGTCCACCCCGACGTGTGGGAGGTCGCCGGTCACGTGTCGCCCAACCCCGGTGGTGTCGGACCGCTGACCCGGGCCTTCCTGCTGGCCAACGTGGTCGAGGCTGAAGAGGCGAAACTGTCTTGA